From a single Accipiter gentilis chromosome 10, bAccGen1.1, whole genome shotgun sequence genomic region:
- the STOML1 gene encoding stomatin-like protein 1 isoform X1: MFSRSGYQALPLGDFDRFQQSSIGLYGAQKGGFSFGSKQDPLGPAGNTADSSQGWLSWICHGIITSLVFLLMVVTFPISGWFALKIVPTYERMIIFRLGRIRAPQGPGVVLLLPFIDHWQRVDLRTRAFNVPPCKLTSKDGAVISMGADVQFRVWDPVLSVMMVKDLIAATRMTAQNAMTKTLVKKSLREIQVEKLRIGEQLLLEINDMTKSWGLEVDRVELSMEAVLQPPRENLVGPLATVPPVPGLEGLDGTIQQLAAHFFNNTLALAGSGTGTPEAADSMETVNEVEPPTAPLLTATGSTRRKPSMDELLSAVEPVLSEALVAQVGASYQVNIALPSGARSTYFIDLSSGSGRAGHGVPEGSPDVILEVAEKDLQDLFLGDLRPLSAYVSGRLQVKGDLHLALKLEELIKAVKQRR, encoded by the exons ATGTTCAGCCGGTCAGGATACCAGGCTCTTCCCTTGGGAGACTTTGACCGCTTCCAGCAGTCCAGTATTGGGCTCTACGGTGCCCAGAAAGGCGGCTTCTCCTTTGGATCCAAGCAAGACCCTCTGGGGCCAGCTGGGAATACTGCAG ACTCCTCACAGGGTTGGTTGTCCTGGATCTGCCACGGTATTATCACCTCCTTGGTCTTCTTGCTGATGGTTGTCACCTTCCCCATCTCAGGATGGTTTGCCTTGAAG ATCGTGCCCACCTATGAGCGAATGATCATCTTCCGCCTGGGTCGCATCCGGGCGCCGCAGGGACCCGGCgtggtcctgctgctgcccttcatCGATCACTGGCAGCGAGTGGATCTGAGGACAAGGGCCTTCAATGTGCCCCCCTGCAAG ctgacCTCCAAGGATGGGGCAGTCATCTCTATGGGTGCTGACGTCCAATTCCGGGTGTGGGACCCCGTGTTGTCCGTTATGATGGTGAAGGACCTCATCGCGGCCACCCGGATGACGGCGCAGAACGCCATGACCAAGACCTTGGTGAAGAAGAGCCTCCGTGAGATCCAGGTGGAGAAGCTGAGGATtggggagcagctgctg CTGGAGATAAATGACATGACCAAGTCCTGGGGCCTGGAGGTGGACCGGGTGGAGCTGAGCATggaggctgtgctgcagccacCCCGGGAAAACCTGGTGGGCCCTCTGGCCACCGTGCCACCCGTGcctgggctggaggggctggatgGCACCATTCAGCAGCTGGCTGCCCATTTCTTCAACAACACCCTGGCTCTGGCAGGCAGCGGGACCGGCACGCCGGAGGCAG CAGACAGCATGGAGACGGTGAACGAGGTGGAGCCTCCCACCGCTCCCCTCCTCACTGCTACTGGTAGCACCCGAAGGAAGCCCAGCATGGACGAGCTGCTCTCGGCAGTGGAGCCTGTCCTCTCCGAGGCCCTGGTCGCCCAGGTGGGAGCATCCTACCAGGTCAACATCGCCCTGCCCAGCGGCGCCCGGAGCACCTACTTCATAGACCTCTCCTCAG GCAGTGGGCGGGCTGGCCACGGCGTGCCCGAGGGCAGCCCCGACGTCATTCTGGAGGTGGCGGAGAAAGACCTGCAGGACCTCTTCTTGGGTGACCTGCGCCCCTTGAGTGCCTACGTGAGCGGGAGGCTGCAGGTGAAAGGTGACCTGCACCTTGCCCTGAAGCTGGAGGAGCTCATCAAGGCGGTGAAGCAACGTAGATAG
- the STOML1 gene encoding stomatin-like protein 1 isoform X3, whose product MCPPARLYAQGLGRGAERGRDPDSPLPQLTSKDGAVISMGADVQFRVWDPVLSVMMVKDLIAATRMTAQNAMTKTLVKKSLREIQVEKLRIGEQLLLEINDMTKSWGLEVDRVELSMEAVLQPPRENLVGPLATVPPVPGLEGLDGTIQQLAAHFFNNTLALAGSGTGTPEAADSMETVNEVEPPTAPLLTATGSTRRKPSMDELLSAVEPVLSEALVAQVGASYQVNIALPSGARSTYFIDLSSGSGRAGHGVPEGSPDVILEVAEKDLQDLFLGDLRPLSAYVSGRLQVKGDLHLALKLEELIKAVKQRR is encoded by the exons ATGTGCCCCCCTGCAAG GCTCTACGCACAAGGGTTGGGCCGTGGGGCGGAGAGGGGGAGAGATCCTGactcccctctgccccagctgacCTCCAAGGATGGGGCAGTCATCTCTATGGGTGCTGACGTCCAATTCCGGGTGTGGGACCCCGTGTTGTCCGTTATGATGGTGAAGGACCTCATCGCGGCCACCCGGATGACGGCGCAGAACGCCATGACCAAGACCTTGGTGAAGAAGAGCCTCCGTGAGATCCAGGTGGAGAAGCTGAGGATtggggagcagctgctg CTGGAGATAAATGACATGACCAAGTCCTGGGGCCTGGAGGTGGACCGGGTGGAGCTGAGCATggaggctgtgctgcagccacCCCGGGAAAACCTGGTGGGCCCTCTGGCCACCGTGCCACCCGTGcctgggctggaggggctggatgGCACCATTCAGCAGCTGGCTGCCCATTTCTTCAACAACACCCTGGCTCTGGCAGGCAGCGGGACCGGCACGCCGGAGGCAG CAGACAGCATGGAGACGGTGAACGAGGTGGAGCCTCCCACCGCTCCCCTCCTCACTGCTACTGGTAGCACCCGAAGGAAGCCCAGCATGGACGAGCTGCTCTCGGCAGTGGAGCCTGTCCTCTCCGAGGCCCTGGTCGCCCAGGTGGGAGCATCCTACCAGGTCAACATCGCCCTGCCCAGCGGCGCCCGGAGCACCTACTTCATAGACCTCTCCTCAG GCAGTGGGCGGGCTGGCCACGGCGTGCCCGAGGGCAGCCCCGACGTCATTCTGGAGGTGGCGGAGAAAGACCTGCAGGACCTCTTCTTGGGTGACCTGCGCCCCTTGAGTGCCTACGTGAGCGGGAGGCTGCAGGTGAAAGGTGACCTGCACCTTGCCCTGAAGCTGGAGGAGCTCATCAAGGCGGTGAAGCAACGTAGATAG
- the STOML1 gene encoding stomatin-like protein 1 isoform X2, which produces MFSRSGYQALPLGDFDRFQQSSIGLYGAQKGGFSFGSKQDPLGPAGNTADSSQGWLSWICHGIITSLVFLLMVVTFPISGWFALKIVPTYERMIIFRLGRIRAPQGPGVVLLLPFIDHWQRVDLRTRAFNVPPCKLTSKDGAVISMGADVQFRVWDPVLSVMMVKDLIAATRMTAQNAMTKTLVKKSLREIQVEKLRIGEQLLLEINDMTKSWGLEVDRVELSMEAVLQPPRENLVGPLATVPPVPGLEGLDGTIQQLAAHFFNNTLALAGSGTGTPEADSMETVNEVEPPTAPLLTATGSTRRKPSMDELLSAVEPVLSEALVAQVGASYQVNIALPSGARSTYFIDLSSGSGRAGHGVPEGSPDVILEVAEKDLQDLFLGDLRPLSAYVSGRLQVKGDLHLALKLEELIKAVKQRR; this is translated from the exons ATGTTCAGCCGGTCAGGATACCAGGCTCTTCCCTTGGGAGACTTTGACCGCTTCCAGCAGTCCAGTATTGGGCTCTACGGTGCCCAGAAAGGCGGCTTCTCCTTTGGATCCAAGCAAGACCCTCTGGGGCCAGCTGGGAATACTGCAG ACTCCTCACAGGGTTGGTTGTCCTGGATCTGCCACGGTATTATCACCTCCTTGGTCTTCTTGCTGATGGTTGTCACCTTCCCCATCTCAGGATGGTTTGCCTTGAAG ATCGTGCCCACCTATGAGCGAATGATCATCTTCCGCCTGGGTCGCATCCGGGCGCCGCAGGGACCCGGCgtggtcctgctgctgcccttcatCGATCACTGGCAGCGAGTGGATCTGAGGACAAGGGCCTTCAATGTGCCCCCCTGCAAG ctgacCTCCAAGGATGGGGCAGTCATCTCTATGGGTGCTGACGTCCAATTCCGGGTGTGGGACCCCGTGTTGTCCGTTATGATGGTGAAGGACCTCATCGCGGCCACCCGGATGACGGCGCAGAACGCCATGACCAAGACCTTGGTGAAGAAGAGCCTCCGTGAGATCCAGGTGGAGAAGCTGAGGATtggggagcagctgctg CTGGAGATAAATGACATGACCAAGTCCTGGGGCCTGGAGGTGGACCGGGTGGAGCTGAGCATggaggctgtgctgcagccacCCCGGGAAAACCTGGTGGGCCCTCTGGCCACCGTGCCACCCGTGcctgggctggaggggctggatgGCACCATTCAGCAGCTGGCTGCCCATTTCTTCAACAACACCCTGGCTCTGGCAGGCAGCGGGACCGGCACGCCGGAGGCAG ACAGCATGGAGACGGTGAACGAGGTGGAGCCTCCCACCGCTCCCCTCCTCACTGCTACTGGTAGCACCCGAAGGAAGCCCAGCATGGACGAGCTGCTCTCGGCAGTGGAGCCTGTCCTCTCCGAGGCCCTGGTCGCCCAGGTGGGAGCATCCTACCAGGTCAACATCGCCCTGCCCAGCGGCGCCCGGAGCACCTACTTCATAGACCTCTCCTCAG GCAGTGGGCGGGCTGGCCACGGCGTGCCCGAGGGCAGCCCCGACGTCATTCTGGAGGTGGCGGAGAAAGACCTGCAGGACCTCTTCTTGGGTGACCTGCGCCCCTTGAGTGCCTACGTGAGCGGGAGGCTGCAGGTGAAAGGTGACCTGCACCTTGCCCTGAAGCTGGAGGAGCTCATCAAGGCGGTGAAGCAACGTAGATAG
- the PML gene encoding protein PML isoform X1, with product MPDSPVAPRPAGPPADGDGATAPKETGPQPGTPSCSPPSHPRAMEDDFQFVLCEGCRQESPNLKLLTCLHTLCLDCLSENKPIRQCPVCRTAIPQASGIPDMDNLLFTNLQAKLSIYKKIRDSDGPNCSRCRRESATVWCSECEEFLCAKCFEDHQWFFKKRSHEARKVEELRAESAHQFLEDTRKSCNLFCSRPGHADQGHISSIYCKRCEKALCCSCALLDSQHAPFCDIRSETQCRQEELGTMNQELKQKRSGFEATYAALQDEAARLEEAQREMRELIGQRVEQLVRLIRQEEEELLGLVEAWQEQGRRELARELQHVEGVLRRMEAGERLVEKMRLYATEQEVMDMQPFIKDSLDELQRLQPPAAGDRAQSGDLAKCRARLQALVDRVTGHPGTNSEADPMVDVALEKNLQGEPVQPKSQTILPTFTINLEEMQMSPALSISTWPKRRSHCVETGSQISPKVLKLEYDNMPVPINPSSNQWDGRMGPRASTPSQNCSSIPATSSHIDDAEDTSIIISSSEDSSEDTVASSKPKDSKKPSSPTWSRSGTSPHLSTGPTSPWDDGLELSTLVFLSLKVDQKTQLITEVAAVNTEHTFKTLIQTPESVLALLSQGVPMEVGMQHLLWYLSPLPRPILVVYNFWALELPTLFKALDATGRKVDFCRVVGGYVDMLSLIKEKLPKAPSYKLKSLLRRHLQQQLNEGSALATAKALQELWGALELPARADAGMMLTHCNLQSYTILRPLVQEKLLTRRAAKILARRSLILWELEEA from the exons ATGCCCGACAGCCCCGTTgccccccggccggccggccccccAGCAG ATGGAGACGGTGCCACCGCCCCCAAGGAGACGGGACCCCAGCCGGGTACGCCCTCGTGCTCCCCTCCGTCCCACCCTCGCGCGATGGAAGATGACTTCCAGTTCGTCCTTTGCGAGGGCTGCCGGCAGGAATCGCCCAACCTCAAGCTCCTCACCTGCCTCCACACCTTGTGCCTCGATTGCCTGAGCGAGAACAAGCCCATCAGGCAGTGCCCCGTGTGCCGGACGGCCATCCCGCAGGCCAGCGGCATCCCCGACATGGACAACCTGCTCTTCACCAACCTGCAGGCCAAGCTCAGCATCTACAAGAAGATCAGAGACAGCGATGGCCCAAATTGCAGCCGGTGCCGGAGGGAATCGGCGACGGTGTGGTGCTCCGAGTGCGAGGAGTTCCTCTGCGCCAAGTGCTTTGAGGACCACCAGTGGTTCTTCAAGAAGAGGAGCCACGAAGCTAGGAAGGTGGAGGAGCTTCGTGCCGAGTCAGCCCATCAGTTTCTGGAAGACACCAGAAAGTCCTGCAACCTCTTCTGCTCCCGTCCCGGTCACGCCGACCAGGGCCACATCTCCAG catcTACTGCAAGAGGTGCGAGAAGGCGCTGTGCTGCTCGTGCGCGCTGCTGGACAGCCAGCACGCCCCGTTCTGCGACATCCGCAGCGAGACccagtgcaggcaggaggagctgggcacCATGAACCAGgagctgaagcagaagagaagcGGCTTCGAGGCCACCTACGCGGCGCTGCAGGATGAGGCCGCCCGGCTGGAGGAGGCGCAGCGGGAGATGCGGGAGCTGATCGGGCAGCGCGTGGAGCAGCTGGTGCGGCTGATccggcaggaggaagaggagctgctggggctggtggaagCGTGGCAGGAGCAGGGCCGGCGGGAGCTGGCGAGGGAGCTGCAGCACGTGGAAGGGGTGCTGCGGCGGATGGAGGCGGGCGAGCGGCTGGTGGAGAAGATGAGGCTCTACGCCACGGAGCAGGAGGTGATGGACATGCAGCCCTTCATCAAGGACTCGCTGGACGagctgcagcggctgcagccgCCGGCAGCCGGGGACCGAGCGCAGTCTGGGGACTTGGCCAAGTGCAGAGCCAGGCTGCAGGCGCTGGTGGACCGTGTCACGGGGCATCCAG GTACTAATTCCGAAGCTGACCCCATGGTCGATGTGGCCCTGGAGAAAAACCTG CAAGGGGAGCCGGTCCAGCCCAAGAGCCAGACCATCTTGCCCACCTTCACCATCAACCTTGAGGAGATGCAGATGAGCCCA GCTCTCTCCATCAGCACGTGGCCCAAGCGGAGGTCACACTGCGTGGAAACGGGCAGCCAGATCTCACCCAAGGTACTGAAGCTGGAGTATGACAACATGCCGGTCCCCATCAATCCCAGTTCAAACCAGTGGGATGGCAGAATGGGACCCAGAGCCTCCACGCCAAGCCAGaactgcagcagcatccctgccacCAGCAGCCACATTGATGATGCAG AAGACACCAGCATCATCATCTCCAGCTCAGAGGACAGCTCAGAAGACACGGTG GCTTCCAGCAAGCCCAAGGACAGCAAGAAGCCCTCCAGCCCCACGTGGTCCAGGAGCGGCACCTCACCCCACCTCAGCACTGGCCCCACCAGCCCCTGGGATGATGGGTTGGAGCTGAGCACCTTGGTGTTCCTCAGCTTGAAGGTTGACCAGAAAA CCCAGCTCATCACGGAGGTGGCAGCAGTAAACACAGAGCACACCTTCAAGACGCTGATTCAGACGCCCGAGTCGGTGCTGGCGCTGCTCTCCCAGGGCGTCCCCATGGAGGTGGGGATGCAGCACCTCCTTTGGTACCTCTCCCCGCTCCCCAGGCCCATCCTCGTCGTCTATAACTTCTGGGCACTGGAGCTGCCCACTCTCTTTAAAGCCCTGGATGCCACGGGCAGGAAAGTGGACTTCTGCCGCGTTGTGGGCGGTTACGTGGATATGTTGTCCTTGATCAAAGAAAAGCTGCCCAAGGCCCCTTCTTACAAGCTGAAGAGCCTCCTGAGAAggcacctccagcagcagctcaacGAGGGCAGCGCGCTGGCCACGGCCAAGGCCTTGCAGGAGCTTTGGGGAGCCCTGGAGCTCCCTGCCCGTGCCGATGCGGGGATGATGCTCACCCACTGCAACCTGCAGAGCTACACGATCCTGCGGCCCCTGGTACAGGAGAAACTGCTCACCAGGAGGGCGGCCAAGATCCTGGCCCGGCGCAGCCTCATCCTCTGGGAGCTGGAAGAGGCGTGA
- the PML gene encoding protein PML isoform X2: MPDSPVAPRPAGPPADGDGATAPKETGPQPGTPSCSPPSHPRAMEDDFQFVLCEGCRQESPNLKLLTCLHTLCLDCLSENKPIRQCPVCRTAIPQASGIPDMDNLLFTNLQAKLSIYKKIRDSDGPNCSRCRRESATVWCSECEEFLCAKCFEDHQWFFKKRSHEARKVEELRAESAHQFLEDTRKSCNLFCSRPGHADQGHISSIYCKRCEKALCCSCALLDSQHAPFCDIRSETQCRQEELGTMNQELKQKRSGFEATYAALQDEAARLEEAQREMRELIGQRVEQLVRLIRQEEEELLGLVEAWQEQGRRELARELQHVEGVLRRMEAGERLVEKMRLYATEQEVMDMQPFIKDSLDELQRLQPPAAGDRAQSGDLAKCRARLQALVDRVTGHPGTNSEADPMVDVALEKNLALSISTWPKRRSHCVETGSQISPKVLKLEYDNMPVPINPSSNQWDGRMGPRASTPSQNCSSIPATSSHIDDAEDTSIIISSSEDSSEDTVASSKPKDSKKPSSPTWSRSGTSPHLSTGPTSPWDDGLELSTLVFLSLKVDQKTQLITEVAAVNTEHTFKTLIQTPESVLALLSQGVPMEVGMQHLLWYLSPLPRPILVVYNFWALELPTLFKALDATGRKVDFCRVVGGYVDMLSLIKEKLPKAPSYKLKSLLRRHLQQQLNEGSALATAKALQELWGALELPARADAGMMLTHCNLQSYTILRPLVQEKLLTRRAAKILARRSLILWELEEA, translated from the exons ATGCCCGACAGCCCCGTTgccccccggccggccggccccccAGCAG ATGGAGACGGTGCCACCGCCCCCAAGGAGACGGGACCCCAGCCGGGTACGCCCTCGTGCTCCCCTCCGTCCCACCCTCGCGCGATGGAAGATGACTTCCAGTTCGTCCTTTGCGAGGGCTGCCGGCAGGAATCGCCCAACCTCAAGCTCCTCACCTGCCTCCACACCTTGTGCCTCGATTGCCTGAGCGAGAACAAGCCCATCAGGCAGTGCCCCGTGTGCCGGACGGCCATCCCGCAGGCCAGCGGCATCCCCGACATGGACAACCTGCTCTTCACCAACCTGCAGGCCAAGCTCAGCATCTACAAGAAGATCAGAGACAGCGATGGCCCAAATTGCAGCCGGTGCCGGAGGGAATCGGCGACGGTGTGGTGCTCCGAGTGCGAGGAGTTCCTCTGCGCCAAGTGCTTTGAGGACCACCAGTGGTTCTTCAAGAAGAGGAGCCACGAAGCTAGGAAGGTGGAGGAGCTTCGTGCCGAGTCAGCCCATCAGTTTCTGGAAGACACCAGAAAGTCCTGCAACCTCTTCTGCTCCCGTCCCGGTCACGCCGACCAGGGCCACATCTCCAG catcTACTGCAAGAGGTGCGAGAAGGCGCTGTGCTGCTCGTGCGCGCTGCTGGACAGCCAGCACGCCCCGTTCTGCGACATCCGCAGCGAGACccagtgcaggcaggaggagctgggcacCATGAACCAGgagctgaagcagaagagaagcGGCTTCGAGGCCACCTACGCGGCGCTGCAGGATGAGGCCGCCCGGCTGGAGGAGGCGCAGCGGGAGATGCGGGAGCTGATCGGGCAGCGCGTGGAGCAGCTGGTGCGGCTGATccggcaggaggaagaggagctgctggggctggtggaagCGTGGCAGGAGCAGGGCCGGCGGGAGCTGGCGAGGGAGCTGCAGCACGTGGAAGGGGTGCTGCGGCGGATGGAGGCGGGCGAGCGGCTGGTGGAGAAGATGAGGCTCTACGCCACGGAGCAGGAGGTGATGGACATGCAGCCCTTCATCAAGGACTCGCTGGACGagctgcagcggctgcagccgCCGGCAGCCGGGGACCGAGCGCAGTCTGGGGACTTGGCCAAGTGCAGAGCCAGGCTGCAGGCGCTGGTGGACCGTGTCACGGGGCATCCAG GTACTAATTCCGAAGCTGACCCCATGGTCGATGTGGCCCTGGAGAAAAACCTG GCTCTCTCCATCAGCACGTGGCCCAAGCGGAGGTCACACTGCGTGGAAACGGGCAGCCAGATCTCACCCAAGGTACTGAAGCTGGAGTATGACAACATGCCGGTCCCCATCAATCCCAGTTCAAACCAGTGGGATGGCAGAATGGGACCCAGAGCCTCCACGCCAAGCCAGaactgcagcagcatccctgccacCAGCAGCCACATTGATGATGCAG AAGACACCAGCATCATCATCTCCAGCTCAGAGGACAGCTCAGAAGACACGGTG GCTTCCAGCAAGCCCAAGGACAGCAAGAAGCCCTCCAGCCCCACGTGGTCCAGGAGCGGCACCTCACCCCACCTCAGCACTGGCCCCACCAGCCCCTGGGATGATGGGTTGGAGCTGAGCACCTTGGTGTTCCTCAGCTTGAAGGTTGACCAGAAAA CCCAGCTCATCACGGAGGTGGCAGCAGTAAACACAGAGCACACCTTCAAGACGCTGATTCAGACGCCCGAGTCGGTGCTGGCGCTGCTCTCCCAGGGCGTCCCCATGGAGGTGGGGATGCAGCACCTCCTTTGGTACCTCTCCCCGCTCCCCAGGCCCATCCTCGTCGTCTATAACTTCTGGGCACTGGAGCTGCCCACTCTCTTTAAAGCCCTGGATGCCACGGGCAGGAAAGTGGACTTCTGCCGCGTTGTGGGCGGTTACGTGGATATGTTGTCCTTGATCAAAGAAAAGCTGCCCAAGGCCCCTTCTTACAAGCTGAAGAGCCTCCTGAGAAggcacctccagcagcagctcaacGAGGGCAGCGCGCTGGCCACGGCCAAGGCCTTGCAGGAGCTTTGGGGAGCCCTGGAGCTCCCTGCCCGTGCCGATGCGGGGATGATGCTCACCCACTGCAACCTGCAGAGCTACACGATCCTGCGGCCCCTGGTACAGGAGAAACTGCTCACCAGGAGGGCGGCCAAGATCCTGGCCCGGCGCAGCCTCATCCTCTGGGAGCTGGAAGAGGCGTGA
- the ISLR2 gene encoding immunoglobulin superfamily containing leucine-rich repeat protein 2: MAPLLSLWLMALLGLARACPDPCACVDKYAHQFADCAYKDLQVVPTGLPSNVTTLSLSANKITSLQRRSFVEVTQVTSLWLAHNEIRSIEPGTFAILVQLKNLDISHNQIVDFPWQDLYNLSALQLLKMNNNHMALVPQGAFHTLKDLRSLRINNNKFTTLAEGIFDSLSSLSHLQIYNNPFECSCKLQWLKTWMDSTLISIPEKDSITCALPEQLRGVPVGKIPDVQCTSPTVQLTYYPNLDTTELFDGFTLTLHCAVTGTPLPEVSWKIRTSSQILELNGNPKESAGKDLPKQDPERFLVFKNGTLVIPHLSKREEGTYTCLATNEMGSNQTSVNVAVAGTQKYPLQPGRDPLGGKAQPGDKKPGAKGAKNSVLMPDERNKPLGPTRQSQPSLAAGTESTGDGQVPFQLPPFEKKCGSTQTSKYISNHAFNQTGDFKQHTFDLGVIALDVSERDARVQLTPTYMQPEKVHLRMLYLCQESSQGHALVQWSKIEEGVNSYWFQGLDPGTNYSVCLTYLGEDCQVQVVFTTKKEIPSLIIIVVVSIFLLVLATLPLMGATWCHLLSKYQGKTYKLIMKAQNPDQMEKHMAADFDPRASYLESEKNYNPSEVGEADVEEEDEEDEEDDEGGRRRRRREAEGAPELEREESVAASSMAESQSKANGEEFEVRSEYSDKLPLGAEAVTISQEINGNYRQRPR; the protein is encoded by the coding sequence ATGGCCCCGCTGCTATCCCTGTGGCTGATGGCCCtgctcggcctggcccgggcgTGCCCTGACCCCTGCGCTTGCGTGGACAAGTACGCCCACCAGTTCGCCGACTGCGCCTACAAGGATCTTCAAGTGGTGCCCACGGGGTTGCCCTCCAATGTGACCACCCTCAGCCTCTCAGCCAACAAGATCACCTCCCTGCAGCGGCGTTCGTTCGTGGAGGTGACCCAGGTCACCTCCCTCTGGTTGGCACACAACGAGATCCGCTCCATTGAGCCCGGTACCTTCGCCATCCTCGTGCAGCTGAAAAACCTTGACATCAGCCACAACCAGATCGTGGACTTCCCCTGGCAGGACCTCTACAACCTCAGCGCTCTCCAGCTGCTCAAGATGAACAATAACCACATGGCTCTGGTGCCTCAGGGGGCTTTCCACACCCTGAAGGACCTCCGGTCCCTACGCATCAACAACAACAAGTTCACCACCCTTGCAGAGGGTATCTTCGATTCGCTTAGTTCCCTCTCCCACCTGCAGATCTACAACAACCCCTTTGAGTGCTCCTGCAAGCTCCAGTGGTTGAAGACGTGGATGGACAGCACGCTCATCTCCATCCCCGAGAAGGACTCCATCACTTGCGCCCTCCCAGAGCAGCTCCGAGGAGTGCCGGTGGGGAAGATCCCAGACGTGCAGTGCACCTCGCCTACGGTGCAGCTCACCTATTACCCCAACCTGGACACCACGGAGCTCTTTGATGGCTTCACTCTGACGCTACACTGTGCCGTGACGGGCACCCCGCTGCCCGAAGTGAGCTGGAAGATCCGCACATCCAGCCAAATCCTGGAGCTCAATGGGAACCCGAAGGAGAGTGCCGGGAAGGACCTTCCCAAACAGGACCCCGAGCGCTTCTTGGTCTTCAAGAACGGTACGCTGGTGATTCCCCACCTGAGCAAGCGGGAGGAAGGCACCTACACCTGCCTGGCCACCAACGAAATGGGGAgcaaccagacctcagtcaacgTGGCTGTGGCAGGCACGCAGAAATACCCGCTGCAGCCCGGGAGGGACCCGCTGGGGGGTAAAGCACAGCCAGGTGACAAGAAGCCTGGGGCCAAGGGAGCAAAGAACAGTGTGCTCATGCCGGATGAGAGGAACAAACCCCTCGGTCCCACCCGGCAGAGCCAACCGTCCTTGGCAGCCGGGACGGAGTCCACGGGAGATGGGCAAGTCCCTTTCCAGCTTCCCCCCTTTGAGAAGAAGTGTGGCTCCACACAAACCAGCAAGTACATTTCCAACCACGCCTTCAACCAGACCGGCGACTTCAAGCAGCACACGTTCGACCTCGGGGTGATCGCCTTGGATGTGTCGGAGCGTGACGCCCGGGTGCAGCTGACGCCCACCTACATGCAGCCTGAGAAAGTCCACCTCAGGATGCTCTACCTGTGCCAGGAGAGCAGCCAGGGCCACGCCTTGGTCCAGTGGTCCAAGATTGAGGAAGGGGTGAACTCGTACTGGTTCCAGGGCTTGGACCCCGGCACCAACTACTCCGTGTGTCTCACCTACCTGGGGGAGGACTGCCAGGTCCAAGTGGTCTTCACCACCAAAAAAGAGATCCCCTCGCTCATCATCATCGTAGTCGTGAGCATCTTCTTGCTGGTGCTGGCCACCTTACCCCTGATGGGGGCCACGTGGTGCCACCTCCTCTCCAAGTACCAAGGGAAGACCTACAAGCTCATCATGAAGGCCCAGAACCCGGACCAGATGGAGAAGCACATGGCCGCTGACTTTGACCCCCGCGCCTCCTACCTGGAGTCCGAGAAGAACTACAACCCCAGCGAGGTGGGGGAAGCGGACGTGGAGGAAGAAgacgaggaggacgaggaggatgaTGAAGGAggcaggcggaggaggaggagagaagccgAAGGGGCTCCGGAGCTGGAGCGAGAGGAGAGCGTGGCAGCCAGCTCCATGGCGGAGTCGCAATCCAAAGCCAACGGCGAGGAGTTCGAGGTCCGCTCCGAGTACAGCGACAAGCTGCCGCTGGGCGCCGAGGCCGTCACCATCTCCCAAGAGATCAACGGCAACTACCGGCAGCGCCCACGCTGA